AGGAAAAATAATCCCTGATGTCCCCCGCACTCCGTTATATCAATATCGCCATCGGGGTTGTAACCGTCCTATCCGGCGCCGTCCAGACCGTGGCTCCCGCCTTTATCCTGCGTCTCGTCCACGCGGAGACGTCTGCGACGGCGACGCAGTCGTTTGCCATTGTGGGGTTTTTTATGGTGCTTTTTGGGGGATTGCTGATACAGAGCCTTGTCGGTGCGAGCCCTCGCGGCCCAGCCGCGCCGGGCGGCTCCGCTGCCGGCGAGCCTCTGCGGCCTTCGCCCCGCGCCGCGGCTCCCCTCAGCGGAGGCTCCTCCACGGCCTTCTTGCCCAGCGTCTTTTGGTGCGGCCTCCAAAAAGTCGGCGCCAGCGTCGCCGTGTTCGTCGGCATCTATCACGGCGTTTTCGGCGGCCTCGCCGCGGCAGTAGCCTCTTTCGACGGCCTGTCGGCCATACTCATTCTCGGCTACTGGTGGGCCGTCCGCCGGGCCCGAACCATCCCCTAACGCGCACCTCATGTCCCTCCTCGACCCCAACGCTCCTTATCGTCGCTCCCTCGTCCTGGCCGGGGGCGGCATCCGCGTGGCCTACCACGCCGGGGTGCTCCTTGCCCTGGAGGAAGCGGGGCTTACCTTCCGGCACGTCGATGGAACTTCCGGCGGGATTTTCGGTACCGCCATGCTCGCCAGCGGCATCACCCCCACCGACGCCGCCCGGCACTGGAGACGTCTCCACCTCGGCGGCTTTATGAAACCGCTGCCTTTCTGGGACTACCTCCGCTGGGGCGCCCTCCCGGCCCTCGGCAGCGCTACCGGCGTGCGTGATAAAATATTCCCGGAGCTTGGTATCTCACCCGACCGCATCCGTTCCAACGAAGACGCGGATTTTACCTTTAACGTCTGCAACTTCACCCAAAAGGTCCTCCAGTCCATCCCAGGGCCGGAAGTAACCGTCGACTATCTCGTCGCCGGTATTTCTCTTCCGCTCTTTATGCCCGCCGTTCCCATCGCGGGGGAGTCCTTCCTCGACGGTGTCTGGATCAAGGACGCCAACCTCACGGAGGCCTATAACCGCGGGGCCGAGGAAGTCTGGCTTGTCTGGTGCATCGGCAATACCCCCACCTACCGTTCCGGCCTTTTCCATCAGTACGTCCACATGATCGAGATCGCCGCGAACGGCGCCCTTTTCGAGGAAATGGACCAGCTCTTCGCCCGCGCGGCCCGCGAGGGGCGGGCTTTCCGCATACACGTCCTTGCGCCCGAGTATGCGCTTCCGCTCGACCCGGACTTCGTTACCGGCAAGATCGATGCGGATACGCTGATCAATATGGGGTACGCGGAGGCGAAGCGATACCTTGCGCACCCGCGGGCCCTGACGGGCGCGCAGCGCGGCAATCCCGCGGTCTACGCCGCGTCCACGGCCATGCGCGAACCCGGCCCCGCCCTTCACTTCCGGCAGCAGTTTCGCGGGCGGCTCGCGGGGCGGGAGCGGCAGGTCAACCTGGGCTTTTTTCTGCGGCCCACGGGGCCCCAGCTTTTTGGGTCGCTGGTGTGGGACAAAGACAAGACGGTGTCGGGTTTTGACGTCACCGCGAGCATCCCGGCGCCGGGGCAGTGTGCCCTCTCTTTTCGCTGTCTCGTAGACGGGCAGGAATACACCGTCGAGGTCCATCTGAACATGAGGGCCTTGTCGTCCGCTTCTGTAACGCTTTGGAAGGACCGGCAGGTGGCTGGTAGCGCACAGCTTTATCAATCCTTCGGACAGCGCCTGCGCAACCGGTGGTTCGCGTATGTCATCGGGGTAGACGGGGTGTTTGCCCGGATAAAAGCGCGGCAGCAACTAAAGGCTATTTTCACCCAAAAACCTATAGCACCATAGATATGAAACAACTCGCCCTTCCCCTTTCCGATATCAAGCCTTTTTACGACGTCCTCATCATCGGCAGCGGCTATGGGGGTAGCATTGCCGCCTCCCGCCTGTCGAGGGCGGGTTTCCGCGTCGGTCTCCTGGAAAAAGGCAAGGAATTTCAACCGGGCCAATACCCGTCGGACCTGGCCGCCGCCGGCGAAGAGATGCAGGTGCACGCCCCGGACAAACCGGCGGAGACGAACGGGCTGTACGAATTCCACTTCGGTGCCGACATCAGCGTGTTCAAGGGTTGCGGGCTGGGGGGCACTTCCCTCGTCAACGCCAACGTCTCCATAAAACCGGAGGAACGCGTTTTTGAGAACCCGCGCTGGCCAAAGGCCATCCGGGACGACATGGACAGCCTGAACCTGGGGTATGAGCGGGCAAGGTCTATGTTGTCTCCGTCGCCTTATCCCGAAG
This sequence is a window from Dinghuibacter silviterrae. Protein-coding genes within it:
- a CDS encoding patatin-like phospholipase family protein; this translates as MSLLDPNAPYRRSLVLAGGGIRVAYHAGVLLALEEAGLTFRHVDGTSGGIFGTAMLASGITPTDAARHWRRLHLGGFMKPLPFWDYLRWGALPALGSATGVRDKIFPELGISPDRIRSNEDADFTFNVCNFTQKVLQSIPGPEVTVDYLVAGISLPLFMPAVPIAGESFLDGVWIKDANLTEAYNRGAEEVWLVWCIGNTPTYRSGLFHQYVHMIEIAANGALFEEMDQLFARAAREGRAFRIHVLAPEYALPLDPDFVTGKIDADTLINMGYAEAKRYLAHPRALTGAQRGNPAVYAASTAMREPGPALHFRQQFRGRLAGRERQVNLGFFLRPTGPQLFGSLVWDKDKTVSGFDVTASIPAPGQCALSFRCLVDGQEYTVEVHLNMRALSSASVTLWKDRQVAGSAQLYQSFGQRLRNRWFAYVIGVDGVFARIKARQQLKAIFTQKPIAP